The following are encoded together in the Hemicordylus capensis ecotype Gifberg chromosome 4, rHemCap1.1.pri, whole genome shotgun sequence genome:
- the NPBWR2 gene encoding neuropeptides B/W receptor type 2: MANSSRGGDPNATCIGTSNGSCYHNTTNSIFYEQSPDFYVVLPVIYSVICAVGLTGNTAVIYVILKAPKMKTVTNMFILNLAIADDLFTLVLPINIAEHLLHYWPFGEILCKVILSIDHYNIFSSIYFLTVMSIDRYLVVLATVRSKRMPHRTYRAARIVSFGIWLLVTLIVSPFFVFANVYKDNLDIKSCALNFPRPERAWFKASRIYTLILGFAIPVSTICILYTMMLYKLRNMHLNSNARALDKAKKKVTIMVFIVLAVCLFCWTPFHLATIVALTTDVPQTSVVIGISYFITSLSYANSCLNPFLYAFLDDSFRKSFRKMLECRAA, translated from the coding sequence ATGGCAAATTCCTCCAGGGGTGGAGATCCGAATGCCACCTGCATTGGAACAAGTAACGGCTCCTGCTACCACAACACTACCAACTCCATATTCTATGAACAGTCCCCGGACTTCTATGTCGTCCTCCCTGTGATCTATTCTGTCATCTGTGCTGTGGGTCTGACAGGAAACACAGCTGTCATCTATGTGATCCTCAAAGCCCCTAAGATGAAGACAGTCACCAACATGTTCATCCTGAACTTGGCCATAGCTGATGACTTGTTCACTCTGGTCCTGCCCATTAATATTGCAGAACACCTCTTGCACTACTGGCCCTTTGGAGAAATCCTCTGCAAAGTGATCCTGTCAATAGATCACTACAATATTTTCTCCAGCATTTACTTTCTCACTGTGATGAGCATAGACAGATACCTGGTGGTTCTGGCTACCGTCAGGTCGAAGCGGATGCCGCATCGTACCTACCGTGCGGCTCGCATCGTGAGCTTCGGCATTTGGCTCCTAGTCACTCTCATCGTTTCCCCTTTCTTCGTCTTCGCCAATGTCTATAAAGACAACTTGGACATCAAAAGCTGTGCACTCAATTTCCCAAGGCCTGAAAGGGCTTGGTTCAAAGCCAGTAGGATCTACACCCTCATCCTGGGCTTTGCCATACCTGTGTCTACCATCTGCATTCTTTACACAATGATGCTGTATAAACTAAGAAACATGCATTTGAACTCCAATGCTAGAGCCCTAGACAAAGCCAAAAAGAAAGTCACCATCATGGTCTTTATTGTCCTGGCTGTGTGTCTTTTCTGCTGGACTCCGTTTCATTTGGCCACCATCGTGGCTCTGACCACCGACGTGCCGCAGACCTCCGTGGTCATTGGCATCTCCTACTTCATCACGAGTCTGAGTTATGCCAATTCTTGCTTGAATCCCTTCTTGTATGCCTTCCTGGATGACAGCTTTCGGAAAAGTTTCAGAAAGATGCTTGAATGCAGAGCTGCTTAG